In Zhaonella formicivorans, one DNA window encodes the following:
- the spoIIIAC gene encoding stage III sporulation protein AC: MIGLGDIGLIFQIAAIAIITTIFYTFLKQAGREEYAYLSVVAALAIVLIQVIPVIIRLFQEVKEVFRIY, from the coding sequence ATGATTGGTTTAGGGGACATCGGTTTGATATTTCAAATAGCGGCAATCGCAATCATAACCACTATTTTTTATACTTTTCTAAAACAAGCCGGACGGGAAGAGTACGCCTATCTCTCTGTAGTGGCAGCTTTGGCAATTGTATTGATCCAAGTTATTCCTGTAATTATCAGGTTATTCCAAGAAGTTAAAGAAGTTTTTCGGATTTACTAA
- the spoIIIAB gene encoding stage III sporulation protein SpoIIIAB, translating into MLKLAGAALIVFACSSFGFYMANRFKLRSLQLRALRSLLNLLETEMIYTSTPLPVALEKIARHSVEPLDMLLLKTREELLKGDGVTAGEAWQKAVDDVKKLTCLDEEDLGILREFGVGLGGSEKSEQIKNLELTKELLKQQEWKAEQRRQQNERMWRTMGFLAGLAIVLIMI; encoded by the coding sequence TTGTTGAAATTAGCTGGTGCCGCATTGATTGTATTTGCCTGCAGCAGCTTTGGCTTTTATATGGCTAACCGCTTCAAGTTAAGGTCGCTGCAGCTCAGGGCGCTGCGTTCCCTGCTCAACCTCCTGGAAACAGAAATGATTTACACCTCAACGCCTTTGCCTGTTGCCCTTGAAAAAATAGCCAGGCACTCAGTGGAACCGTTGGACATGTTGCTTTTAAAAACCAGGGAAGAGCTATTAAAAGGCGATGGCGTTACTGCCGGTGAAGCTTGGCAAAAAGCGGTTGATGACGTTAAAAAGCTGACCTGCTTGGATGAAGAAGATCTAGGTATTTTGCGAGAATTTGGCGTCGGGTTGGGCGGATCGGAGAAAAGCGAACAAATTAAAAACCTTGAGCTCACTAAAGAACTCTTGAAGCAGCAGGAATGGAAAGCAGAACAGCGCCGCCAGCAAAACGAGAGAATGTGGCGGACCATGGGTTTTTTGGCAGGATTAGCGATTGTGTTAATTATGATTTAA
- the spoIIIAD gene encoding stage III sporulation protein AD encodes MEILQLLGLGLVATVIIVFLKQYNSGTSAILISAVVGLFIFIAMLDQIGYVILVIQELAQRANVNQFYLGIMLKIIGIAYIAEFGAQVCKDAGESSIAGRIEFAAKVIVMVLAMPIIAAVLETIIRLLP; translated from the coding sequence ATGGAGATATTGCAGCTTTTAGGCTTGGGATTGGTGGCAACCGTAATCATTGTTTTTCTCAAACAGTACAATTCGGGTACCAGTGCAATTCTAATCAGTGCCGTGGTCGGGCTCTTTATCTTTATAGCCATGCTTGACCAAATTGGTTATGTGATTCTCGTTATACAAGAGCTGGCCCAAAGGGCAAATGTCAATCAGTTCTACTTAGGCATTATGTTAAAAATCATTGGTATTGCCTACATTGCTGAGTTTGGAGCTCAAGTATGCAAAGACGCCGGTGAGAGTTCGATTGCCGGAAGAATAGAATTTGCGGCAAAAGTGATAGTCATGGTTTTGGCCATGCCAATTATTGCAGCGGTTTTGGAAACTATAATCAGGCTTCTTCCTTGA
- the spoIIIAA gene encoding stage III sporulation protein AA, translated as MAAFVFSKKTELALSSAKAELEKLKAEIVPILPAHLRRILDNLMPWQVEQVEEIRLREGRPLLLRLGNTEMPLKAEGIPAETLGEAYHVTKEDLQRALQLLSQSSIYALEEEMRNGYITIPGGHRVGFVGEAVLEQGKVKTLKNISSLNIRLAREVIGCADSVMPYLYDPKSGKPYHTLIISPPRCGKTTLLRDIVRQFSEGIAGAFHLAFNVGLVDERSEIAGCYLGRPQKNVGPRTDVLDGCPKAQGMVMLVRSMSPQIVATDEIGRLEDVAALEEMLNAGVAVITTVHGNNLNDLERRPILKNLITQDFFERYVLLGRTYGVGTIEAVLDARTKENLLAKPIPGNLKEGVAC; from the coding sequence ATGGCTGCTTTTGTTTTTAGTAAGAAAACTGAATTAGCTCTTTCTTCAGCCAAAGCCGAATTAGAAAAGTTGAAGGCCGAAATTGTCCCAATTCTTCCGGCTCATTTACGCCGGATATTGGACAACCTCATGCCCTGGCAAGTGGAGCAAGTAGAAGAAATTCGGCTGCGTGAAGGCAGGCCTTTGCTGCTAAGGCTGGGAAATACGGAAATGCCGCTTAAAGCGGAAGGGATTCCTGCCGAAACCCTAGGCGAAGCCTATCACGTTACAAAAGAAGATTTGCAGCGTGCTTTACAACTTCTAAGCCAATCTTCCATTTATGCCCTGGAAGAAGAAATGCGCAACGGTTACATAACTATACCCGGCGGGCACAGGGTGGGTTTTGTTGGGGAAGCTGTGCTGGAACAAGGCAAAGTCAAAACCCTAAAGAACATTTCCAGTTTAAATATTCGTTTAGCCCGGGAAGTTATAGGATGTGCGGACTCGGTTATGCCCTACCTTTATGATCCCAAATCGGGCAAACCATACCATACACTTATTATTTCGCCGCCGCGCTGTGGCAAAACGACTCTTTTACGAGATATTGTCCGGCAATTCAGTGAAGGAATTGCCGGTGCTTTCCACCTGGCTTTTAATGTGGGATTAGTTGATGAACGATCGGAAATTGCCGGCTGCTATCTGGGTAGGCCGCAAAAAAACGTGGGACCTAGAACCGATGTTTTGGACGGCTGTCCCAAAGCCCAAGGCATGGTTATGCTGGTCAGGTCCATGTCACCCCAAATTGTGGCAACGGATGAAATCGGGCGGCTGGAGGATGTAGCTGCGCTGGAAGAAATGCTTAATGCCGGAGTAGCAGTCATAACAACAGTGCATGGTAACAATTTGAATGATTTGGAGCGTCGACCCATTTTGAAAAATCTCATTACCCAGGATTTTTTTGAGAGATATGTACTGCTGGGCAGGACCTATGGTGTTGGCACAATTGAAGCTGTGCTGGATGCCAGGACAAAAGAGAATCTACTGGCCAAACCCATACCAGGAAACTTAAAGGAGGGTGTTGCTTGTTGA